One window of Manihot esculenta cultivar AM560-2 chromosome 17, M.esculenta_v8, whole genome shotgun sequence genomic DNA carries:
- the LOC110604994 gene encoding UPF0496 protein At4g34320: MGGHVSKKPAEASSTINLNSNLQYTTELSSYEAACRLDEDLQSFDTTLQVRTNHVLNTLAGGVEVRALSFDSLKEVTECLLEMNQEVVRVILECKKDIWKNQELFELVEEYFENSLQTLDFCTALEKCLKRARDSQLFIIVALQQFEEETEAGGDRYVKTLEGLKNFKASGDPFTEEFFQIFQSVYRQQILMLEKLQFRKNKLDKKLKYIHAWRKVSSMIFVATFASVLICSVVAAAMAAPPVAAALAAAASIPLGSMGKWIDSLWKNYENALKGQKELIRTMQAGSYIAIKDLDNIRVLVDRLEIDIEALMINAEFAIEEEAVKVAIEEIKKKLEVFMKNVEDLGMQSDMCSRDIRRARTVVLQRIIKHPIS, from the coding sequence ATGGGAGGCCATGTAAGCAAAAAGCCAGCTGAAGCATCTTCAACAATTAATCTAAACAGCAACCTACAATATACAACTGAATTGAGCTCATATGAGGCTGCCTGCAGACTTGATGAAGACTTGCAATCATTTGACACGACTCTCCAAGTTCGTACCAATCATGTTTTAAATACTCTTGCTGGTGGTGTTGAAGTTCGAGCTCTTTCATTCGATTCCTTGAAAGAAGTAACTGAATGCCTGTTGGAAATGAATCAAGAAGTTGTTAGGGTTATATTGGAATGCAAGAAAGACATATGGAAGAATCAAGAATTGTTTGAACTGGTAGAGGAATACTTTGAGAATAGTTTGCAAACTCTGGATTTCTGTACTGCATTGGAGAAGTGTTTAAAGCGAGCCCGTGATAGCCAGTTGTTTATAATCGTGGCACTTCAACAGTTTGAAGAGGAAACTGAAGCTGGAGGGGATCGGTATGTTAAAACATTGGAGGGATTGAAGAATTTCAAGGCATCAGGGGATCCTTTCACTGAAGAATTTTTTCAGATCTTTCAATCTGTGTACAGGCAACAGATCTTAATGCTTGAGAAGCTGCAATTTAGGAAGAACAAACTTGACAAGAAACTGAAATATATTCATGCATGGAGGAAGGTTTCAAGTATGATATTTGTGGCCACTTTTGCTTCTGTGTTGATTTGCTCAGTTGTGGCAGCAGCTATGGCTGCTCCTCCTGTTGCAGCTGCTCTTGCTGCTGCAGCATCCATCCCATTAGGCTCAATGGGGAAATGGATTGATTCACTGTGGAAGAACTATGAGAATGCTTTGAAGGGACAGAAAGAGTTGATTAGAACAATGCAGGCGGGTTCTTACATTGCTATAAAAGATCTGGACAACATTCGAGTTCTGGTCGACCGATTGGAGATTGACATTGAAGCACTGATGATAAATGCAGAATTTGCAATTGAGGAAGAAGCAGTGAAGGTTGCAATAGAAGAGATTAAGAAGAAGCTGGAAGTGTTCATGAAAAATGTTGAGGATTTGGGAATGCAATCTGATATGTGCAGCCGAGATATTCGAAGGGCAAGGACTGTAGTTCTGCAGAGGATCATCAAGCACCCCATCAGCTAA
- the LOC110605163 gene encoding deSI-like protein At4g17486 produces MKVGTKNGWHSVMPLRFRDQSATSFCIFPKVKSAGYSPGNSPVYLNVYDLTTMNGYVYWAGVGIFHSGVEVHGVEYAFGAHDYPSSGVFEVEPRQCPGFKFRKSIFMGTTSLDPFQIREFMERQSAKYNGDAYHLIVKNCNHFSEDICYKLTGNSIPKWVNRLARIGSFCNCILPEALKATTVRHDSNLQECDNEKKRLRSGFSCWSSISMPQREVSLSSLFLHSHYKGCLPPWELKRSRKGSPKEG; encoded by the exons ATGAAAGTGGGAACAAAGAATGGGTGGCACTCTGTTATGCCTCTTCGGTTTAGGGACCAATCAGCCACCAGCTTTTGTATTTTCCCAAAAGTCAAGTCTGCAGGCTACTCCCCAGGCAACTCTCCTGTCTACCTCAATGTGTATGACTTGACAACCATGAATGGCTACGTCTACTGGGCAGGCGTTGGAATCTTTCACTCTGGGGTTGAAG TCCACGGCGTAGAATATGCCTTCGGAGCCCATGACTATCCATCAAGCGGTGTCTTTGAGGTTGAACCTCGACAGTGTCCTGGTTTCAAGTTTAGGAAGTCAATATTCATGGGGACAACATCCTTAGATCCATTTCAGATTAGAGAGTTCATGGAACGTCAGTCTGCAAAGTACAATGGCGATGCGTATCATTTGATAGTTAAGAACTGCAATCATTTCTCTGAGGATATATGTTACAAGCTGACTGGGAACTCAATACCAAAATGGGTAAATCGACTCGCAAGAATAG GTTCATTTTGCAATTGCATACTCCCAGAGGCCCTTAAGGCAACCACAGTACGACATGACTCGAACTTACAAGAGTGTGATAATGAAAAAAAGAGACTAAGAAGTGGCTTCAGCTGCTGGTCATCAATCTCAATGCCTCAGAGGGAAGTATCCTTGTCTTCATTGTTTCTACACTCTCATTATAAAGGCTGCCTACCTCCATGGGAGTTGAAGAGGTCTAGAAAAGGTTCACCGAAGGAAggttaa
- the LOC110605162 gene encoding pseudouridine kinase isoform X1, giving the protein MESSVHRRLDSVSRHLLLPSQVSNPALFPVSVKGGQTRQEEADPVVIGGMILDIHATPSIHPSPRTTTPGKVQYALGGVARNIAECMSKLGTKSYMISAVGNDMAGNMLLEYWNSAGLSTEGIRKHKDIRTPVICNIFDTRGEVMAGVANVEAVEKFLSSEWILKSKHNISPASVLMVDANLIPPALEAACQVAAEYNIPVWFEPVSVAKSTRITSVVSNVTFASPNEDELIAMANSLCGGNRFHPIEKDNWRKCSIESLFQILKPAILVLLEKGIKIVVVTVGADGVFLCSKGSNFMRSRLERTKKHGFSGRLYDTIASNCSSSKLLGAMQAQGNSYLFAVHFPALPASVVRLAGAGDCLVGGTLASLCEGLDIMQSVAVGIAVAKRAVEAETNVPSSFSLASIADDARLVHSAAKVLFHQSML; this is encoded by the exons ATGGAGAGCAGTGTGCACAGGAGATTGGATTCTGTGTCTCGTCACCTTTTGCTGCCATCTCAAGTTAGCAATCCTGCTCTTTTTCCG GTTTCAGTAAAAGGTGGGCAAACAAGGCAAGAGGAAGCAGACCCAGTAGTTATAGGAGGCATGATATTGGACATTCATGCCACTCCATCAATCCACCCAAGTCCTAGAACAACTACTCCTGGCAAG GTCCAATATGCACTGGGAGGTGTAGCCAGGAATATTGCTGAGTGCATGTCAAAGCTCGGAACCAAGTCTTACATGATTAGTGCAGTGGGCAACGATATGGCTG GGAACATGCTGTTGGAGTACTGGAATTCCGCCGGCCTATCCACAGAAG GCATCCGAAAACACAAAGATATCAGAACTCCTGTCATATGCAACATTTTTGACACTCGTGGAGAAGTGATGGCTGGGGTTGCAAATGTGGAAGCGGTT GAAAAATTCCTTTCTTCCGAGTGGATTCTGAAATCTAAGCACAATATTTCTCCCGCTTCTGTGCTGATGGTTGACGCAAATCTGATACCTCCTGCTTTAGAAGCTGCTTGTCAAG TGGCAGCAGAATATAACATCCCAGTTTGGTTTGAGCCTGTTTCAGTTGCAAAATCCACAAGAATCACCTCAGTTGTCAGCAAC GTAACTTTTGCATCACCCAATGAAGATGAGCTTATTGCCATGGCAAATTCTTTGTGTGGTGGAAATAGGTTTCATCCAATTGAGAAGGACAATTGGAGAAAGTGTTCAATTGAGTCTTTATTCCAAATATTAAAGCCTGCCATCTTGGTTTTGCTAGAGAAGGGTATTAAGATAGTCGTTGTGACTGTTGGTGCAGATGGAGTGTTCTTGTGCTCTAAGGGGTCAAACTTCATGAGAAGTAGATTGGAAAGAACCAAAAAACATGGATTTAGTGGAAGGTTGTATGATACTATAGCATCAAACTGTTCATCAAGTAAACTTTTGGGTGCTATGCAGGCTCAGGGGAATTCTTATCTTTTTGCTGTGCATTTTCCTGCCCTTCCTGCCTCTGTTGTGAGGCTTGCAGGCGCTGGTGACTGCTTGGTTGGTGGGACACTTGCTTCCCTTTGTGAAGGCTTAGATATTATGCAGAGTGTGGCAGTTGGTATTGCAGTTGCCAAAAGGGCTGTTGAGGCTGAGACCAATGTGCCTTCATCATTTAGTTTGGCCTCTATTGCAG ATGATGCAAGGCTAGTACATTCTGCCGCCAAAGTTTTGTTCCATCAATCAATGCTGTGA
- the LOC110605162 gene encoding uncharacterized protein LOC110605162 isoform X2 — protein MESSVHRRLDSVSRHLLLPSQVSNPALFPVSVKGGQTRQEEADPVVIGGMILDIHATPSIHPSPRTTTPGKVQYALGGVARNIAECMSKLGTKSYMISAVGNDMAGNMLLEYWNSAGLSTEVAAEYNIPVWFEPVSVAKSTRITSVVSNVTFASPNEDELIAMANSLCGGNRFHPIEKDNWRKCSIESLFQILKPAILVLLEKGIKIVVVTVGADGVFLCSKGSNFMRSRLERTKKHGFSGRLYDTIASNCSSSKLLGAMQAQGNSYLFAVHFPALPASVVRLAGAGDCLVGGTLASLCEGLDIMQSVAVGIAVAKRAVEAETNVPSSFSLASIADDARLVHSAAKVLFHQSML, from the exons ATGGAGAGCAGTGTGCACAGGAGATTGGATTCTGTGTCTCGTCACCTTTTGCTGCCATCTCAAGTTAGCAATCCTGCTCTTTTTCCG GTTTCAGTAAAAGGTGGGCAAACAAGGCAAGAGGAAGCAGACCCAGTAGTTATAGGAGGCATGATATTGGACATTCATGCCACTCCATCAATCCACCCAAGTCCTAGAACAACTACTCCTGGCAAG GTCCAATATGCACTGGGAGGTGTAGCCAGGAATATTGCTGAGTGCATGTCAAAGCTCGGAACCAAGTCTTACATGATTAGTGCAGTGGGCAACGATATGGCTG GGAACATGCTGTTGGAGTACTGGAATTCCGCCGGCCTATCCACAGAAG TGGCAGCAGAATATAACATCCCAGTTTGGTTTGAGCCTGTTTCAGTTGCAAAATCCACAAGAATCACCTCAGTTGTCAGCAAC GTAACTTTTGCATCACCCAATGAAGATGAGCTTATTGCCATGGCAAATTCTTTGTGTGGTGGAAATAGGTTTCATCCAATTGAGAAGGACAATTGGAGAAAGTGTTCAATTGAGTCTTTATTCCAAATATTAAAGCCTGCCATCTTGGTTTTGCTAGAGAAGGGTATTAAGATAGTCGTTGTGACTGTTGGTGCAGATGGAGTGTTCTTGTGCTCTAAGGGGTCAAACTTCATGAGAAGTAGATTGGAAAGAACCAAAAAACATGGATTTAGTGGAAGGTTGTATGATACTATAGCATCAAACTGTTCATCAAGTAAACTTTTGGGTGCTATGCAGGCTCAGGGGAATTCTTATCTTTTTGCTGTGCATTTTCCTGCCCTTCCTGCCTCTGTTGTGAGGCTTGCAGGCGCTGGTGACTGCTTGGTTGGTGGGACACTTGCTTCCCTTTGTGAAGGCTTAGATATTATGCAGAGTGTGGCAGTTGGTATTGCAGTTGCCAAAAGGGCTGTTGAGGCTGAGACCAATGTGCCTTCATCATTTAGTTTGGCCTCTATTGCAG ATGATGCAAGGCTAGTACATTCTGCCGCCAAAGTTTTGTTCCATCAATCAATGCTGTGA